In Brachypodium distachyon strain Bd21 chromosome 5, Brachypodium_distachyon_v3.0, whole genome shotgun sequence, the genomic window ACACGGAGCAACTGAAGGTGCTCTTTTGCTTACGTTTAATTCTGTTTACATAATGTTTTGATGTGAGCCACTTCAATCATTTGATGAAAAAACGTTCAGTTATTCAAAACCAAATTGGTCAATATAGTGGCCATTTATTGACGGCTTTAGTTTTCCTTTCAGGAGATGCTGGGCCTTTATTTTCGCCAAACAACTGCCGCTATGACAATTCCCTAGGTAAATTATGCTATGATTCTCCCAaagtaaaaagaaagaaagatgatGTGTGTTTCTTATGAGATTCGCTTGCTGCCAGGTCTGCtgacaaaaaaattcatcaatCTCCTTAGAGGAGCAGAAGATGGAACACTTGATTTAAATAAAGCAGCTGAGACATTGGAGGTCTGGTTTAGCAcatagcaaaagaaaaaaaatgctttcaTTGTCTCAGGttcttatatattttattgttGTTCGAAGTTTAGTGCCTTAATCCTTGTAATTTTATTAATTTCTGTAGGTGCAAAAGAGGAGGATATATGATATAACAAATGTCCTGGAAGGTGTAGATTTAATTGAAAAGGGCCTGAAGAATATGATTCGTTGGAAGTAAGTGTCACATGTTTCTGTTTTTAATGCATTTTCCCAGCCATTTGGCTTTTAACTGATGCAAAAATCTATCACAAGGGGATTTGACATGATAATGCCTAAGGAGATGGAGCGGCGAACTTCTGAATTGAAGGTACAGTACTAAACTGTATGATCttcatttctgtttttatatttttcttgctATTTTCATGCTATGTAAACATATTTCAGTGTACATGTTTATTATGAGTCGCTTTAATTTTCATTATTACAGGGGTTGCTTTTTTTGGGGAAAAAATATATCTGATGTTCTCTTTAGCTTGCTAACCTCAAATTAGTGTAACGGAAATCAAACCATGAATGTAGCAACAAAGCATGCTGTAGTGGATGGTGTGTATCAATGATTTAGTGGATGCAATACGCTCAGCTGTCTGTAAATCTATTAGTCATACTAATATCCAAATCAATATGGATGTATCAAAGGTCTAAGATGAACTCCCTTAAAAAAAGGTCTAAGATGACCAGTAGTACTATCCTGCACATTTCTATACATTTATAACTTCTTGTTGGATTGACATTTCACAGGAGGAAATTGAGTCATCGTATGATGAAGATTACAGGTTGGATGAAGAAATACTGTAAGTTCTTTTGACAGAAGCAACAAAAATACCTGACCCCTCCTACCTTCTTAACGAATAATTACTCGTTCTGCAGGAAAGTACAAGCAAAACTTGAAGCCCTCAAAGTAAACAAGGACACTAGAAAGTAAGATCCCCACCTCGTATGTTTACAAAATTGTATCATGTGTTGCTATAGCCAAATGGGTCCTTGTGTATTTCTGTTTAGGTggttgtatctttcaagagaAGATATTATTAAGATTCCCCGCTTTCAGGTAAGtaatcttcaggcttcatatttctttcttcttgctATAATTGTAGTTACGTCAACAACTTCCCCACTGATTGCAGGGATCCACTCTTATTGCAATAAAAGCTCCTCGTGGAACCTGTGTTGAAGTTCGAGATCCTAATGCGGTAAGTAATGTGTTAACTATGTGGTTTTAGGTGTTGAATCTGTGTGTTTGCTGACACAACTTCATTTACCAGGATATGGACATCTTCAAGGATCTGGAATCTCAAGAAAAACAATACCGGATTCTCTTGAGAAGTTCAATGGGTCCCATCGATTGTTATTTAATTAGGTAAAACTACAACCGCAGATTATACTGGAATTCATACTCAAATCATTAATCAAGCTGCTATGTTGTATCAGTGatcatcaggaaatatccaacCCAGATCAGGTGGCACCAGACAATTTAGATCCTGCGGTCACTACTGGAAGTTCTCAAACTCCGCAGCAGGTCGATTATCATCCAAGTCAAGCTCCAGAAATTGGAGAGAGCAACATTGTAGGCAAGCAGGCATCAGAACCATCTAGAATGCAAGAATTGATGTCTGGCATTCTGAGAATCGTACCAGCAGATGCTGATGTAAGTAGTGCTACTAAAACCACATAAGAAACCAACTAATTAAGGCTGTCTGATACTTACTGATCTTTCTTTTGCAGATTGATGCTGATTACTGGCTCGCTTCTGAAGTTGACGCTACTATGACTGATACATGGGCAAGGGCAACATAGTCGGTGGATCCCCAAAACTTAGCCCGCCTCTTTACTTAGAGAAATAGCAATGACACCACAATGCGCATTTGCATTGATGATGGAGCTGGACCAGTAGGGCATCCATGCACCTTCAACTGAAGTCTTGTCCTGGTAACTCGATTGCATTTTCCCTGATGCGAGCTCTGTTCGGTCAGTCTGCAGAGCAGAGAGTTCACAGCAGGCAGTAGATCTTGTACATTAACAAGATGATTTTAGCTGGTACCTCGCCTGGTACAATACTTGAGGTAGGCTCGCAAACCCAGTAGGTCCGAGCATTTCATTATACTGGCCTTCCTTTAGAGGGACTGTGTGTGTGTATACCAAGTTAGAAAGCAACACGGTCCAGGAGAAGGCCATTCGGTTGGTTTGTGTTATATGTTATctggtcttcttccccttcagGAGCAACCTTGATGTATGTATATCCTGACTAGCAAGTAGCAACCACAGTTACCGGTAACATATCAATAAAGGTATATTTCATATCAGTTTCTTTCATGTTCGGCCATTGGTTCTGATATGTGCATGAATATCTTGCAAGCAAATGGCA contains:
- the LOC100829559 gene encoding transcription factor E2FC, with protein sequence MDGSSSLPLPRPSPTPQSPLPPQIFLRCPAPPPPGAAPAPAHVHFFRAPSPIPMYSPRIPGPRYIAARPPTPSPPAAPAAMAPPRPPPLAQASAPAHPPSSEAATAPFPPPKPAAKGRPPKPKAPDNEQKLERENAQSEVGKVETEQGHHKEGTTGPIKGIKRPKKQKGSSHGATEGDAGPLFSPNNCRYDNSLGLLTKKFINLLRGAEDGTLDLNKAAETLEVQKRRIYDITNVLEGVDLIEKGLKNMIRWKGFDMIMPKEMERRTSELKEEIESSYDEDYRLDEEILKVQAKLEALKVNKDTRKWLYLSREDIIKIPRFQGSTLIAIKAPRGTCVEVRDPNADMDIFKDLESQEKQYRILLRSSMGPIDCYLISDHQEISNPDQVAPDNLDPAVTTGSSQTPQQVDYHPSQAPEIGESNIVGKQASEPSRMQELMSGILRIVPADADIDADYWLASEVDATMTDTWARAT